Proteins co-encoded in one Arachis hypogaea cultivar Tifrunner chromosome 13, arahy.Tifrunner.gnm2.J5K5, whole genome shotgun sequence genomic window:
- the LOC112735122 gene encoding uncharacterized protein, whose protein sequence is MCLSGRFHPYDSCKIGIGGCFNCGLPGHFTRDCTCGKNPSAGQSQHQGRVFAVNAKDASKADPLMRGICLIGYKTLIALYDNGALHLFISFAKVEELGLKVSELPFDLQVHTPHQTVITRSGCRQVGFKLDGRDFVHDLIYLPMVGLEMILGFDWLSKNRVLLDCFERTIQFMPEGENGVVVDEGYYVDSVMVHCNGEECQGYILLAANALGDART, encoded by the coding sequence atgtgtTTATCAGGGAGATTTCATCCATATGACTCTTGCAAGATTGGTATAGGTGGGTGCTTCAATTGTGGCTTGCCTGGTCATTTTACGAGGGATTGCACATGTGGGAAGAACCCAAGTGCGGGTCAGAGTCAGCACCAGGGGCGAGTTTTTGCTGTGAATGCCAAGGATGCTTCCAAGGCGGATCCGTTGATGAGAGGTATTTGTTTAATTGGTTATAAGACCTTAATTGCATTGTATGATAATGGGGCTTTgcatttatttatttcgtttgctaaagttgaggaatTAGGCTTGAAAGTCTCAGAGTTACCATTTGATCTGCAAGTACATACTCCGCATCAGACGGTCATAACTAGGTCAGGTTGTAGACAAGTAGGATTTAAACTTGACGGTAGAGACTTTGTGCACGATTTGATCTATTTACCAATGGTTGggttggagatgattttggggtttgattggttgtcaaAGAATCGGGTCTTGTTAGATTGCTTTGAACGGACAATTcagtttatgccggaaggagAAAATGGAGTAGTGGTAGATGAAGGTTATTATGTGGACTCTGTAATGGTGCACTGTAATGGGGaagagtgtcagggttatatCCTGTTGGCTGCTAATGCATTGGGTGATGCCAGAACTTAG